The Ziziphus jujuba cultivar Dongzao chromosome 7, ASM3175591v1 genome includes a region encoding these proteins:
- the LOC107425430 gene encoding probable glucan 1,3-beta-glucosidase A, with protein MACNVYIKFVLVVCVSWSVSFAVAQPFKAVNLGNWLVTEGWMQPSRFDGIHNKDLLDGTQVQFKSTKLQKYICPENGGGTIVVANRTSASGWETFRLWRINENTFNFRVFNKQFVGLSQQGSGTGLVAESNDPSNSETFQIEKENDNSNRVRIKANNGCYLQAISEDKVTADFQGSGWEDSNPSVFSMTVLSDKTLRGEYQITNGYGPDRAPQVMQDHWNTYITDDDFRFLSSNGINAVRIPVGWWIAKDPSPPKPYVGGSLKALDNAFTWAEKYGIKVIVDLHAVQGSQNGNAHSSSRDGYLEWGDSYIQDTVDVIDFLAKRYGNNPSLAAIELMNEPVAPGVSLETLKKYYQAGYDAVRKYTSSAYVILSNRLSADSKELLSFAGGLQTRVVIDVHYYNLYEGKFNNMNAQQNIDYINNDRSSQLGALTTSNGPLVFVGEWTGEWKINGASKEDYQRFTKAQLETYGRATFGWAYWAYKCQFDHWSLKWMIEKQYITL; from the exons ATGGCGTGTAATGTATACATTAAATTTGTGTTGGTTGTGTGTGTGTCATGGTCAGTGTCTTTTGCCGTTGCCCAACCATTCAAAGCTGTGAATTTAGGAAATTGGCTTGTTACAGAGGGCTGGATGCAACCTTCTCGCTTTGACGGAATACATAACAAGGATCTTTTG GATGGGACTCAAGTTCAATTCAAATCAACAAAGTTGCAGAAATATATCTGCCCTGAGAATGGGGGAGGAACCATTGTGGTTGCCAACAGAACCTCTGCTTCTGGTTGGGAAACTTTCAGG TTGTGGAGGATCAATGAGAACACTTTCAACTTCCGGGTATTCAACAAACAGTTTGTGGGATTATCACAACAAGGCAGCGGAACTGGGTTAGTAGCCGAATCAAACGATCCCAGCAACTCCGAAACATTCCAGATcgaaaaagaaaatgacaatTCTAATCGAGTTCGAATTAAAGCCAACAACGGTTGTTATCTCCag GCAATATCAGAAGATAAAGTGACTGCAGATTTCCAAGGTAGTGGATGGGAAGACAGTAATCCTTCAGTTTTCAGTATGACAGTTCTAAGTGACAAAACATTGCGTGGTGAGTACCAGATCACAAATGGTTATGGCCCAGACAGAGCACCTCAAGTGATGCAGGACCACTGGAACACTTACATCACCGACGACGATTTCAGATTCCTCTCATCGAACGGAATCAACGCCGTTCGGATTCCAGTTGGTTGGTGGATTGCCAAAGATCCATCACCACCAAAGCCTTATGTTGGGGGCTCCTTGAAAGCATTAGACAATGCTTTTACATGGGCAGA AAAATATGGGATCAAAGTAATTGTAGATCTTCATGCAGTTCAAGGTTCGCAAAATGGGAATGCTCATAGTTCCTCAAGAGATGGATATCTGGAATGGGGAGATTCCTACATTCAGGACACTGTGGATGTCATAGACTTCCTGGCAAAAAG ATATGGTAATAATCCAAGTCTTGCAGCAATTGAGCTAATGAATGAGCCTGTAGCACCAGGAGTGAGTTTGGAAACCCTGAAAAAGTATTACCAAGCTGGTTATGATGCAGTGAGAAAATACACATCAAGTGCTTATGTCATTTTATCAAACAGATTGAGTGCAGATTCAAAGGAGCTTCTCTCATTTGCAGGAGGCCTCCAAACTCGAGTAGTCATTGATGTTCATTACTATAACCTCTATGAAGGTAAGTTCAACAACATGAATGCTCAACAGAACATCGATTACATTAACAATGATCGTTCTTCTCAACTCGGCGCGCTCACAACATCCAACGGCCCCCTTGTTTTTGTTG GTGAATGGACTGGAGAATGGAAAATAAATGGTGCATCAAAGGAAGATTACCAAAGATTTACAAAGGCTCAATTAGAAACTTATGGACGTGCCACTTTTGGATGGGCATACTGGGCTTACAAGTGTCAGTTTGACCATTGGAGTCTCAAGTGGATGATTGAGAAGCAATACATAACGCTTtga